Proteins encoded together in one Armatimonadota bacterium window:
- a CDS encoding extracellular solute-binding protein produces MKRSFLSLLAAVVAVSMIGCSGGADSGGPGGDGQSASGEIEVAAFKGGYGIDFYEARAKEYEKLKPGVKTNVWGNPRVWDQLRPRFIGGNPPDLAFPGWDMDHWALAEEGQLRDLGPALDGKAWEGEGTWRDTFNPAILKLGQLEGKQYVLPYYVMCYGWWYDKAVFDKNGWTPPKTWAELLALCEKIKAAGLAPITFQGKYPYYMANGMLLPWAASVGGMEAVDAAQNLEPGAWKSPAMLQAAMMIDELNKKGYLQKGAVSMSHTESQQEFVQGRAAMVTCGTWLESEMKNVMPKSVQLRFFLPPYVEGGKGDPTALIIGIEPWMVPTDAKNPEAAIDLFKYMTSLTNAKKFVTEKGTLMAIKGSEDAEMPETLRGAADALKASTAVWAVQYKDWYKAFQKETEDALTAMLTGKLTPQGFCDRVEAAAEKTRADDSIKKHKLAK; encoded by the coding sequence ATGAAGCGATCTTTCCTCAGCCTTTTGGCCGCTGTGGTGGCGGTTTCGATGATCGGATGCAGTGGCGGAGCCGACTCCGGCGGGCCCGGCGGCGATGGCCAGTCCGCCAGCGGCGAGATTGAGGTCGCGGCGTTCAAGGGCGGCTACGGCATCGACTTCTATGAGGCCCGCGCCAAGGAGTACGAGAAGCTGAAGCCCGGCGTCAAAACCAACGTCTGGGGCAACCCGCGCGTCTGGGACCAGCTCCGGCCCCGCTTCATCGGCGGAAATCCGCCCGACCTGGCCTTTCCAGGTTGGGACATGGACCATTGGGCGCTCGCCGAAGAGGGCCAGCTACGGGACCTCGGACCCGCGCTCGACGGCAAGGCTTGGGAGGGTGAAGGCACTTGGCGCGACACCTTCAATCCCGCCATCCTCAAGCTCGGCCAACTGGAAGGCAAGCAGTACGTGCTGCCTTATTACGTGATGTGCTACGGCTGGTGGTACGACAAAGCCGTCTTTGACAAAAACGGCTGGACGCCCCCGAAGACTTGGGCCGAGCTGCTCGCGCTCTGCGAAAAGATCAAGGCTGCAGGGCTCGCGCCGATCACCTTCCAGGGCAAATACCCCTATTACATGGCCAACGGCATGCTGCTCCCCTGGGCGGCCAGCGTTGGAGGCATGGAGGCCGTGGACGCGGCCCAGAACCTGGAGCCCGGCGCCTGGAAATCCCCTGCGATGCTCCAGGCCGCCATGATGATCGACGAACTGAACAAGAAGGGCTACCTTCAGAAGGGCGCGGTCTCGATGAGCCACACGGAGTCTCAGCAGGAGTTTGTACAGGGCCGCGCGGCGATGGTTACCTGCGGCACGTGGCTGGAGTCTGAGATGAAGAACGTTATGCCGAAAAGCGTGCAGCTTCGGTTCTTCCTGCCGCCGTACGTCGAGGGCGGGAAGGGCGATCCGACCGCGCTCATCATCGGCATTGAACCCTGGATGGTGCCGACCGATGCCAAGAACCCTGAAGCGGCGATCGACCTCTTTAAGTACATGACCAGCCTGACCAACGCCAAAAAGTTCGTGACCGAAAAGGGCACGTTGATGGCCATCAAGGGTTCTGAAGACGCCGAAATGCCAGAGACGCTTCGCGGCGCGGCCGACGCGCTGAAAGCCAGCACCGCCGTTTGGGCCGTTCAGTACAAGGACTGGTACAAGGCGTTTCAGAAGGAAACCGAGGACGCGCTCACCGCTATGCTGACCGGCAAACTCACGCCGCAGGGCTTTTGCGACCGGGTCGAAGCCGCCGCCGAGAAAACGCGCGCCGACGATAGCATCAAGAAGCACAAGTTGGCGAAGTGA
- a CDS encoding family 20 glycosylhydrolase, whose amino-acid sequence MVSFVAALLLTPWSCGAAPDWTLIPTPKSIRSKGGFLELSSTTRIVAATPKLMPLAKILADEVYLTQGVRCRVSSGRPSTGDIVLTLDPALKAGRPIRTVRDKRFTTTTDGAHHIAVTDRVVVSGFNYRAVAEGTATVLQLLRATKKGPEIPKVAIDDWPEADYTTVMVDVGRQEIPIATLKQCVDACRFYKARYMQLHLSDDHGWTFPSTAFPKLGSRNTGAHGGLAPKVYDLKALKELVAYADARGVTLVPEFETPGHSGAMRLAMPEVFDDVSPPLSSRSENASESRAIGKGGAGGGRQEAHLAVLNIANDAIYPALDTLVGEMCDVFKSSPYFHIGCDETIWHVLEAQPATQAYMKAHGMSGVHELFKQHVNRMIEIVRKHGKVPLAWEGVALDDGMKDQLAVMTWVGSARTAESLQKQGYTTITVPWDLGVPFPEWSMYECNGSKLTRQDRVLGAMVPLWEMSAGALIETYIPRIPERQERTWGPDNRFEEPEFVIRKRFLEARLAKIIKPVTIEARGLLGEPGAKGSEVHTTMAETLESGKLPPIFAGELEVKLASSIPGAIIRYTLDGSAPTSTSLGFMRSLKLSASATVTAAPFDASGRQIGHASAMSFAYVDFDKSLTFGKPVTASGTEAEFKPEYVVDGLVQREKAWWGPPAPQWVQIDLEAEHDLNRIDVFPFWDGARAYQYTVEVSANKSAWTLVADRSKANEVETEKGHRHTFTPIRARYIRVNMLHNTANTSVHMVEVRAYGG is encoded by the coding sequence ATGGTCAGCTTTGTGGCAGCGTTGCTCCTTACTCCTTGGTCCTGCGGGGCGGCCCCAGACTGGACCCTCATCCCCACACCCAAGTCAATACGGTCGAAAGGCGGCTTCCTGGAACTCTCGAGCACAACGCGAATCGTGGCGGCAACCCCAAAATTGATGCCACTCGCGAAGATCCTGGCGGACGAGGTCTATCTGACGCAAGGCGTTCGCTGCCGTGTGTCTTCCGGAAGGCCGTCAACTGGCGACATCGTGCTCACCCTCGACCCAGCCCTGAAGGCGGGACGCCCGATAAGGACGGTGCGCGACAAGCGCTTCACGACGACCACGGACGGCGCCCATCACATTGCAGTTACAGATCGAGTCGTGGTGTCTGGTTTTAACTATCGCGCTGTCGCCGAGGGAACGGCGACGGTGCTTCAGCTCCTTCGAGCCACCAAGAAGGGCCCCGAAATCCCGAAGGTCGCCATCGACGACTGGCCCGAAGCGGACTACACCACGGTCATGGTGGACGTGGGCCGGCAGGAAATCCCGATCGCCACACTTAAGCAGTGCGTGGATGCCTGCAGATTCTACAAAGCCCGTTATATGCAGCTTCACCTGAGCGACGATCACGGCTGGACCTTTCCCAGCACAGCCTTTCCGAAGCTCGGCTCGCGCAACACCGGCGCACACGGTGGTCTGGCGCCGAAGGTCTACGACCTGAAGGCGTTGAAGGAACTCGTGGCCTATGCCGATGCCCGTGGGGTGACCTTGGTTCCGGAATTCGAGACCCCCGGCCACAGCGGCGCGATGCGGCTGGCGATGCCGGAGGTCTTTGACGACGTCTCCCCTCCCTTGTCTTCGCGAAGCGAAAATGCTTCCGAGTCCCGAGCTATCGGGAAGGGAGGGGCAGGGGGAGGGAGACAGGAAGCCCACCTGGCCGTCCTGAACATCGCCAACGACGCGATCTATCCTGCGCTCGACACTCTGGTCGGCGAGATGTGCGACGTCTTCAAGAGTTCGCCGTACTTCCATATTGGCTGCGACGAGACGATCTGGCACGTGCTCGAAGCCCAGCCCGCCACCCAAGCCTACATGAAGGCCCACGGGATGTCTGGCGTTCACGAACTCTTCAAGCAGCACGTCAACCGGATGATCGAGATCGTCCGCAAGCACGGCAAAGTGCCCTTGGCCTGGGAAGGGGTGGCGCTCGACGACGGCATGAAGGACCAACTGGCGGTGATGACCTGGGTGGGCAGCGCCAGGACCGCCGAATCCCTTCAGAAGCAGGGGTACACCACAATCACGGTCCCTTGGGACCTTGGCGTTCCGTTCCCCGAGTGGAGCATGTACGAGTGCAACGGCAGCAAACTCACGCGGCAGGACCGAGTTCTGGGCGCAATGGTGCCGTTGTGGGAGATGAGCGCTGGCGCCCTCATCGAGACCTACATCCCCAGAATCCCCGAACGACAAGAGCGAACGTGGGGACCGGACAACCGCTTCGAGGAGCCCGAGTTCGTCATTCGGAAGCGCTTCCTCGAAGCGAGGCTCGCCAAAATCATCAAACCCGTGACAATCGAGGCACGCGGGCTGCTCGGCGAGCCCGGCGCAAAGGGCAGCGAGGTCCACACGACGATGGCCGAGACTCTGGAATCGGGCAAGCTGCCGCCGATTTTCGCCGGAGAACTTGAGGTTAAGCTCGCCAGCTCGATTCCAGGAGCGATCATCCGCTACACGTTGGACGGTTCCGCGCCGACTTCAACCTCCCTTGGGTTCATGAGGTCGCTCAAGCTCTCCGCGAGCGCGACCGTCACGGCGGCGCCCTTTGACGCTTCGGGCCGCCAGATCGGCCACGCAAGCGCGATGAGTTTCGCTTATGTGGACTTCGATAAGTCACTCACCTTCGGCAAACCGGTCACTGCCTCAGGAACGGAAGCGGAGTTCAAGCCGGAGTACGTCGTGGACGGCCTGGTTCAACGAGAGAAAGCTTGGTGGGGCCCGCCTGCGCCGCAGTGGGTCCAGATCGACCTGGAAGCCGAGCACGATTTGAACCGAATCGATGTCTTTCCTTTTTGGGACGGCGCAAGGGCCTATCAGTACACGGTAGAGGTCTCGGCCAACAAATCGGCGTGGACCTTGGTGGCCGATCGATCCAAGGCAAACGAAGTCGAGACCGAGAAGGGGCACAGGCATACGTTCACACCCATTCGAGCCCGATACATCCGGGTCAACATGCTCCACAACACGGCGAACACCAGCGTGCACATGGTTGAGGTGCGGGCATATGGGGGATGA
- a CDS encoding alpha-galactosidase, which produces MLAAVLLSLVMPTNPIEQAVHALPMLPASPAKGDWLVKTTGAEAGVYRTGKPNEIVLSNGLVARRFRLSPNAATVGLDNLVTGESLLRAVSPEALLALNGKEFAVGGLLGQPNLAFLKPAWLDTMKADPNAFRFIGFTVGKTEKRFDWKRVRHAANLPWPAPGASLTLHFAAPSTVGERVIADVRYELYDGIPLLAKQVSLSNGSAKPIRVDKFSAEKLRVVEAESTVDEASGWRPSHLFATTDYTFAGMALSASNQAARWVSDPEYRTQVNYNLKTPCVLDCSSPVGPEIDVAPGDTFSTFRVFELVHDDSDRERQGLAVRRMFRTLAPWCTENPIMLHLTSTDPKVVLTAIDQAASCGFEMVIISFWSGLDMEDQSEANFAKFKGFRDYAKAKGLELGGYSLLASRSVSPEVDVISPKTGKPGDAVFGSSPCLCSDWGAEYFRKIANFFERTGFDLLEHDGSYPGDVCASTKHSGHAGLGDSQWKQFQKITDLYHAFRAKGIYLNVPDNYFLQGSNKTGMGYRESNWSLPREQQHIHARQNLFDGTWEKTPTMGWMMTPLVEYQGGGKEATIEPLKDHLMDYEQHLANNFGYGAQSCYRGPRLYDAPQTMAVVQKWVNWFKTYRDILESDVIHVKRADGVTLDVALHVNPSLPIKGLAMVYNPSGQPLEQEIVLPLYYTGITRSARVAEGSFVKTQKHANDPKEVSRGSFTVDRDFRIRLKVKVEPYGRAWLVIR; this is translated from the coding sequence ATGCTCGCTGCGGTGCTCCTTTCTCTCGTCATGCCAACGAACCCGATCGAACAAGCAGTTCACGCGCTCCCTATGCTGCCCGCCAGCCCCGCCAAAGGGGACTGGCTGGTCAAGACGACTGGCGCCGAAGCGGGGGTTTATCGGACCGGGAAGCCGAACGAGATCGTGCTCTCGAACGGACTGGTTGCCCGCAGATTCCGCTTGTCTCCAAATGCGGCGACGGTGGGTCTCGACAACCTGGTGACCGGCGAATCGCTTCTGCGCGCGGTTTCGCCGGAAGCCCTATTGGCGCTGAACGGCAAGGAGTTCGCTGTTGGTGGGCTCTTGGGGCAGCCCAATCTGGCGTTCCTCAAGCCCGCCTGGCTGGACACGATGAAGGCGGACCCGAACGCGTTCCGCTTCATTGGGTTCACGGTGGGCAAGACGGAGAAGCGGTTCGACTGGAAACGCGTCCGCCATGCGGCCAATCTCCCGTGGCCTGCGCCGGGAGCGTCGCTTACGCTGCATTTCGCCGCGCCGAGCACTGTTGGCGAGCGGGTCATCGCCGATGTTCGCTATGAGCTTTACGACGGCATTCCACTGCTCGCAAAGCAGGTCAGCCTGAGCAACGGCTCGGCCAAACCGATTCGCGTCGACAAGTTTTCCGCAGAGAAGCTGCGGGTGGTTGAGGCGGAATCGACAGTGGACGAGGCCTCGGGGTGGCGCCCATCGCACCTATTCGCGACCACCGACTATACCTTCGCGGGCATGGCGCTCAGCGCCTCGAATCAGGCGGCCAGGTGGGTTTCCGACCCCGAGTATCGAACCCAGGTCAACTACAACCTGAAGACGCCCTGCGTGCTCGATTGCTCCTCGCCGGTTGGCCCCGAAATCGACGTGGCCCCGGGCGACACCTTCAGCACGTTCAGGGTGTTCGAACTGGTCCACGACGACTCCGACCGCGAGCGCCAGGGGCTCGCAGTCCGAAGGATGTTCCGCACACTGGCACCCTGGTGCACCGAGAACCCGATCATGCTGCACCTGACCAGCACCGACCCCAAGGTCGTGCTCACCGCGATCGACCAGGCGGCGTCCTGCGGGTTCGAGATGGTGATCATCAGCTTCTGGTCGGGGCTGGATATGGAGGACCAGTCCGAAGCGAACTTCGCCAAGTTCAAGGGATTTCGGGACTATGCCAAGGCAAAGGGGCTTGAGCTGGGCGGCTATTCCCTGCTCGCCAGCCGAAGCGTGAGCCCGGAGGTCGATGTCATCAGCCCCAAGACCGGCAAGCCGGGAGACGCGGTGTTTGGCAGTTCGCCTTGCCTTTGCTCGGATTGGGGAGCAGAGTACTTCCGGAAGATCGCGAACTTCTTTGAGCGCACCGGCTTCGACCTGCTGGAGCACGACGGCAGCTACCCTGGCGACGTCTGCGCCAGCACCAAGCACTCTGGGCATGCGGGTCTCGGAGACTCCCAGTGGAAGCAATTCCAGAAGATCACGGACCTCTATCACGCCTTTCGCGCGAAAGGGATCTACTTGAACGTTCCCGACAACTACTTCCTGCAGGGCTCGAACAAGACCGGCATGGGCTACCGCGAGTCGAACTGGTCGCTCCCGAGGGAGCAGCAGCACATTCATGCCCGCCAGAACCTCTTCGACGGCACCTGGGAAAAGACCCCCACGATGGGCTGGATGATGACGCCGCTCGTGGAGTACCAGGGCGGCGGCAAGGAGGCGACCATTGAGCCCCTCAAGGACCACCTGATGGACTACGAGCAGCACCTGGCGAACAACTTCGGCTACGGAGCACAGAGTTGCTACCGAGGCCCACGGCTCTACGACGCGCCGCAGACGATGGCCGTGGTCCAGAAATGGGTGAACTGGTTCAAGACGTACCGAGACATTCTTGAATCGGACGTCATCCACGTCAAACGCGCCGATGGGGTGACCCTGGATGTGGCACTGCATGTGAATCCGTCGCTGCCCATCAAGGGCCTCGCAATGGTCTACAACCCTTCGGGCCAACCGCTTGAGCAGGAGATCGTGCTTCCGCTCTACTACACGGGCATCACGCGCTCGGCGAGGGTGGCGGAAGGGTCGTTTGTCAAGACACAAAAGCACGCAAACGATCCGAAAGAGGTGAGCCGAGGGAGTTTCACGGTGGATAGAGACTTCCGGATTCGATTAAAGGTCAAGGTCGAGCCCTACGGCCGGGCTTGGCTTGTGATTCGTTAG
- a CDS encoding ATP-dependent Clp protease ATP-binding subunit: MWQRFTERARKVVFYAQEEAQKFGEGYVSTEHLLLGLVREADSVAARVLEKLGVSLSRIRAEVEKQLPRGESRANQDMTLTPRAKRVIDLAYDEARNLNNNYIGTEHLLLGLIREGDGLAGRVLNKLGVELERARKEVMALQDTETQTKISSGRASQTTSTKTPTLDEFGRDLTDLAREGKRDPVVGRISEIERVMQILCRRTKNNPCLIGDPGVGKTAIAEGLALRIVSGDIPELLRDKRIVALDLAGLVAGTKYRGEFEERMKKVMEEVRKAEGQVILFVDELHTLVGAGAAEGAIDASNIMKPALARGELQCIGATTQDEFRKYIERDAALERRFQAVKVKEPNEDEAVDILKGLRERYEAHHGVEITDDAILASVQLSNRYITDRSLPDKAIDLIDEAASRVRLQKSLPPLAIRQDRSKLNKLKEELEHLTKRPHDSAEATKFETEIDELGNSLAEREEAWEAEEKPEPIVNEHEIAQIVQSWTGIPVTRLVEAESQKLLKMEDDLHNRIIGQHEAVAAVSRAIRRSRSGLKDPKRPMGTFVFLGPTGVGKTELAKALAAYLYEKETNMVRIDMSEYMEKFTVSRLVGAPPGYVGYDEGGQLTEQVRRNPYCVVLLDEIEKAHPDVFNILLQIMEDGQLTDSQGRTVDFRNTLVIMTSNVGVKPIELEKGLGFRDTKQDINDPRVYENMKNKMMDEMKKLFRPEFLNRVDEVIVFHHLMREEILRIADLYLKRVNDSAKGLGITVELSDKVKDMLVDKGYDPNLGARPLRRAVQRYIEDPLSEELLYGRFGEGDVIIADLDPTSDVPGGQVVFHKKEDTPPPKKKERVGSK, from the coding sequence ATGTGGCAACGGTTTACGGAACGGGCACGAAAGGTCGTTTTTTACGCGCAAGAAGAGGCGCAGAAGTTCGGTGAAGGCTATGTCTCGACCGAGCACCTGCTGCTCGGACTCGTGCGCGAGGCAGACAGCGTTGCCGCACGTGTGCTGGAGAAGCTCGGCGTCAGCTTGAGCCGGATCCGCGCGGAAGTCGAAAAGCAGCTCCCGAGGGGAGAGTCCAGGGCCAACCAGGACATGACGCTGACCCCGCGTGCCAAGAGAGTGATTGATCTGGCTTATGACGAAGCTCGGAATCTGAACAATAACTACATCGGAACCGAGCATCTGCTTCTCGGCCTCATCCGGGAAGGCGATGGGCTCGCCGGACGGGTTCTCAACAAACTCGGCGTCGAGCTTGAACGGGCAAGGAAAGAGGTCATGGCGCTCCAAGATACGGAGACCCAGACCAAGATCAGCTCGGGACGCGCCTCCCAGACAACTTCAACCAAAACCCCCACCCTGGACGAGTTCGGCCGCGACCTGACCGACCTCGCCCGCGAGGGCAAGCGCGACCCCGTGGTCGGGCGAATCAGCGAGATCGAGCGCGTGATGCAGATCCTCTGCCGCCGCACAAAGAACAACCCCTGCCTTATCGGCGACCCGGGCGTTGGAAAGACCGCCATCGCCGAGGGCCTCGCGCTGCGCATCGTCAGCGGCGACATCCCCGAACTCCTTCGCGACAAGAGAATCGTTGCGCTGGACCTGGCGGGCCTCGTCGCAGGCACCAAGTACCGTGGTGAATTCGAAGAGCGCATGAAGAAGGTCATGGAAGAGGTTCGCAAGGCCGAGGGCCAAGTGATCCTCTTCGTCGATGAGCTTCACACCCTTGTCGGCGCGGGCGCCGCAGAAGGCGCCATCGACGCCAGCAACATCATGAAGCCCGCACTGGCGCGCGGCGAACTGCAGTGCATCGGCGCGACCACGCAAGACGAATTCCGAAAGTACATCGAGCGCGACGCCGCTTTGGAGCGACGGTTCCAGGCCGTCAAGGTCAAAGAGCCCAACGAAGACGAGGCCGTCGACATTTTGAAGGGACTCCGCGAGCGCTATGAAGCGCACCACGGCGTTGAGATTACCGACGACGCCATCCTCGCCTCGGTCCAGCTCTCCAACCGCTATATCACCGATCGATCCTTGCCCGATAAGGCCATCGACCTGATCGACGAAGCCGCCTCGAGGGTGAGGCTCCAAAAGAGCCTGCCGCCGCTGGCCATCCGCCAGGACCGCTCCAAGCTGAACAAGCTCAAAGAGGAACTGGAGCACCTGACCAAGCGCCCGCACGACTCAGCGGAAGCCACGAAATTTGAAACCGAGATCGACGAGCTGGGCAACAGCCTGGCCGAGCGCGAAGAGGCCTGGGAAGCTGAAGAGAAGCCCGAGCCGATCGTCAACGAGCACGAAATCGCCCAGATCGTCCAGAGCTGGACCGGCATCCCCGTCACCCGACTGGTCGAAGCCGAATCGCAGAAGCTGCTCAAGATGGAGGACGACCTGCACAACCGAATCATCGGACAGCACGAGGCCGTCGCCGCCGTCAGCCGGGCGATCCGCAGAAGCCGCAGCGGCTTGAAGGACCCGAAGCGTCCCATGGGCACGTTCGTGTTCCTTGGACCGACCGGCGTCGGCAAGACCGAACTTGCCAAGGCTCTCGCTGCGTACCTGTACGAGAAAGAAACCAACATGGTGCGCATCGACATGTCGGAGTACATGGAGAAGTTCACCGTCAGCCGGCTCGTTGGAGCCCCTCCGGGATACGTCGGCTACGACGAGGGCGGCCAGCTCACCGAGCAGGTGCGCCGAAACCCCTATTGCGTGGTGCTCCTCGACGAAATCGAGAAGGCCCACCCGGACGTCTTCAATATCCTCCTCCAGATCATGGAGGACGGCCAACTCACCGATAGCCAGGGCCGCACGGTCGACTTCAGGAACACCCTGGTCATCATGACCAGCAACGTCGGCGTCAAGCCGATCGAGCTGGAAAAGGGCCTCGGCTTCAGGGACACCAAGCAGGACATCAACGACCCGCGCGTCTACGAGAACATGAAGAACAAGATGATGGACGAGATGAAGAAGCTCTTCCGTCCCGAGTTCCTCAACCGCGTGGACGAAGTGATCGTGTTCCACCACCTGATGAGAGAAGAGATCCTGCGGATCGCGGACCTCTATCTGAAGCGCGTGAACGACTCCGCCAAGGGCCTCGGCATCACGGTGGAGCTCAGCGACAAGGTGAAGGACATGCTGGTGGACAAGGGCTACGACCCGAACCTGGGCGCTCGCCCGCTGCGAAGGGCGGTCCAAAGGTATATCGAGGACCCGCTCAGCGAGGAGTTGCTCTACGGCCGGTTCGGAGAGGGCGATGTGATCATCGCCGACCTGGACCCGACCTCCGACGTCCCCGGCGGTCAGGTGGTCTTCCACAAGAAAGAAGACACCCCCCCACCCAAGAAAAAGGAAAGAGTCGGCTCGAAGTAA
- a CDS encoding site-specific DNA-methyltransferase, with amino-acid sequence MPEETPTTLADVADLERIQAESERQALPEQERVFRVAKRISSKLHNLPDPTNPPLGFTPGKGFDEVFPFIRLPHLAPNLNGDWVQFGSPELEPNRLYYGDNLQVLRTLPSNSIDLIYIDPPFFSGADYNVIWGDTNEVRTFSDIWEGGMPTYLVWLNARLWEMRRILKATGSIYVHCDWHASHYIKAEMDKIFGYENFQNEIIWQRTSARSDSHGINHIHDVILCFSKSGAPHYNIVHTAYDEKYISDFYRHVEPITGRRFRVSDITAAGTRRGETGKPWRGIDPNRNGRHWSNEPAELDRLDAIGRIFWPQKDGGIPGYKRYLDEMEGVPLQSIWTDISPVAAQSLERIGYPTQKPESLMDRIISASTNEGDLVADFFIGGGSTAAVAERLGRRWLVCDSSRIAVSVTLNRLVKVGEEMTGVCSNFGPPGQAQASLDLPSDRQVPDIRVHYVGVYPMDRFKAVDQPTFDEFVLKCLGAQIDNSDNPITGWRSGREPLKIGPADPDVAPDPRDLQAFFEACLKHLKENVKLAPRYVCWRTSPELVAYRKRLSEYVKRNVQTRGADMDLDFLLIDSESFRERVRQKYPDADDSEFLLRFTKEPIIGEIACEHVFGPRKYKFEALDADSANVGGYLVNCQWDFDYQRGHFAAHRDYVLSRGELKGKEAKLAGRKFEAILVAEHQFANPGPVVVACRVQDNFGAEAIRTLEVEVA; translated from the coding sequence ATGCCCGAAGAGACCCCTACTACATTGGCGGACGTTGCAGACCTCGAGCGAATTCAGGCTGAGTCGGAGCGGCAGGCGCTGCCCGAGCAGGAGCGCGTGTTTCGGGTTGCCAAGCGGATCAGCTCCAAGCTTCACAACCTTCCCGACCCGACGAACCCGCCACTTGGGTTCACGCCTGGAAAGGGGTTCGACGAAGTGTTTCCGTTCATCCGATTGCCTCACCTTGCGCCGAATCTGAATGGGGATTGGGTGCAGTTTGGGAGCCCGGAGCTTGAGCCGAACCGGCTGTACTATGGCGACAACCTCCAGGTCCTAAGGACCTTGCCCTCGAACTCGATTGACCTGATCTACATTGACCCGCCTTTCTTTTCGGGTGCCGATTACAACGTCATTTGGGGCGATACGAATGAGGTCCGCACGTTTAGCGATATATGGGAAGGTGGCATGCCGACCTACCTTGTGTGGCTAAACGCTCGGCTTTGGGAGATGAGGCGAATCCTAAAAGCAACGGGGTCGATTTATGTCCATTGCGACTGGCATGCAAGTCATTACATAAAGGCCGAGATGGACAAGATATTTGGCTACGAGAACTTTCAAAACGAGATTATTTGGCAACGCACGTCTGCAAGAAGTGACTCGCATGGCATCAATCACATCCACGACGTCATCCTTTGTTTCTCCAAGTCCGGTGCGCCACACTATAACATTGTTCATACGGCATACGACGAAAAGTACATCTCTGACTTCTATCGTCATGTTGAACCAATCACGGGCCGACGCTTTCGGGTCTCGGACATTACAGCAGCAGGCACCCGCCGGGGTGAAACGGGAAAGCCTTGGAGAGGAATTGACCCAAACAGAAATGGAAGGCATTGGTCCAACGAGCCCGCCGAGCTGGACCGATTGGACGCAATTGGCCGAATATTTTGGCCTCAAAAGGATGGGGGAATTCCAGGGTACAAGAGATACCTTGACGAAATGGAGGGAGTTCCTTTGCAGTCCATTTGGACTGATATCAGCCCAGTTGCGGCCCAGAGCCTTGAGCGCATTGGATACCCTACCCAAAAGCCAGAAAGTCTCATGGATAGAATTATCTCTGCAAGTACGAACGAAGGCGACTTAGTTGCAGATTTCTTCATTGGCGGAGGTTCGACAGCAGCAGTTGCAGAAAGACTGGGTCGACGGTGGCTTGTATGCGATTCTTCACGAATTGCTGTTTCTGTAACTCTGAATCGTCTGGTAAAGGTGGGCGAGGAAATGACGGGAGTCTGCTCAAATTTCGGGCCGCCCGGTCAGGCTCAAGCTAGTTTGGATCTTCCATCGGACAGACAGGTCCCCGACATCCGCGTGCATTACGTTGGCGTCTACCCAATGGACCGGTTCAAAGCCGTAGACCAACCGACTTTCGACGAATTCGTTCTCAAATGCTTAGGCGCGCAGATCGACAACAGCGACAATCCGATCACAGGCTGGCGTAGCGGGCGCGAGCCGCTGAAGATCGGCCCTGCAGACCCTGATGTTGCTCCCGATCCGCGTGATCTGCAGGCATTCTTCGAAGCCTGCCTGAAGCACCTTAAAGAGAATGTGAAGCTTGCACCAAGATATGTATGCTGGCGAACCTCTCCGGAGCTCGTGGCCTATCGAAAGCGACTCTCGGAATACGTGAAGCGTAACGTCCAGACGCGTGGGGCCGACATGGATCTGGACTTCCTACTGATCGACAGCGAGTCGTTTCGTGAGCGGGTCCGCCAGAAGTACCCTGACGCCGACGACTCGGAGTTTCTGCTTCGATTCACCAAGGAACCGATCATCGGGGAGATCGCTTGCGAACACGTCTTCGGGCCTCGCAAATACAAGTTCGAAGCTCTCGATGCCGATAGCGCTAACGTAGGCGGCTACCTTGTGAACTGCCAATGGGACTTCGACTACCAGCGCGGCCACTTTGCCGCGCATCGGGATTACGTTTTGAGCCGCGGCGAACTCAAAGGAAAGGAAGCCAAACTCGCAGGGCGGAAGTTTGAGGCGATCCTAGTTGCCGAGCACCAGTTCGCAAACCCGGGTCCCGTGGTCGTCGCATGCCGGGTCCAGGACAACTTTGGAGCTGAGGCTATACGAACGCTTGAGGTCGAGGTTGCCTAA